The nucleotide window gagacagacattaagttgaagccaagggattcaacaagcatgactttatccatgtgttgatcctttgagattgcaactctacctagacccaataccttacttttaccagtgtcagcaaatgtgatgtggctcttgtcggatggacgtaaggttgagtccataagaaggcttcttttgccagtcatgtgatttgtacatccactgtcaataatccattctgaagactttgaagacgctggtgtcgtaccctacagtgcagttatgGGGATAgaaaaaacatttgacgaaccagtgggttatgaaaacttagatccagattaggactaatagggagagtagcatgcgattcaggaacgaggtacataatgatgccattcgggcattttatcttgcgccctacaagatttttaaggtccccagcaatagcatcagaagattttgtttttctgctggagacctttccctgcaaaagagagttaagctttcttaaccacccacatcttcaagggtggcttagaagcaataagtctaagtgcagcatctgagaattttgactttgaagccttagcaaattgtctagcaggtggacaataatactcataggaataaacagaataatttttggtcatatgaacatgacggtttgatgaacctctctcatattcatatgcctgagtatggtttccctgcaaaacatttgcattagtgtgactcaggtgagtcctctgtttgtatgaagcctttggaccgtatgaagcctttggtctgaggtttgtcttcttcaagtgaggtgtcatgaagacattcacaagaagattttccagacactttttcggaacccagatcttcttcataggcggtccattcctgcagttagtaccaatgtacctggcaaacacttcaccattctgattcttaaacagtttatagtttgcatcaaaggattcatcaatgataatggggttagcacaagtgaaaccagataaattggatggatctgctaaaagttcctttgcagcaacccatgtggttttggggtactgctcaggtttccagtaagagccatctgcatttattttccttgtgaacccaacaccctctttcctagggtttcgattcagaatctgcttcttgaggacatcacataatgtctgatgtcctttaagacttttgtacatccctgtttcaagcaatgtcttcaacctagcattctcatcagcaatagcagtggtatcctcagcagaggggttagttaccacatcaacagtgaagatattgcaacagcagtagcagtggaacattcagcaagagaagtagcattatcacgctcaatgcatttaagacatggtggttcaaatccttcctgagcggaactgatctgttcggcgcgaaggtgactcgttttccttttgaagatcttcatgagccgctctcaatttctcaagttcttgcttcctttgaagataatcataggaaagcttttcatgagttgttgagagagtatcaagacgatcttcaagttcctgatacttaacgtaaGATTTTTATGTcgtcaattaaggattcagatcgagtcatttcagcacccaacagatcatcgcttctgtctaacagtttttgaatatgttccatagctttctgttgttcagttgcaattttagcaagtgttttgtagctgggttttgaatcacagtcagagtcatcgtcactagatgtttgatagcgagtagtgcgtgtgtttaccttggcaccgcgtgccatgaagcagtaggtaggagtggagtcgttcttgtcatttgcatggtgtcggtgatgaagtcattgtcttcagtgttgaagatggacttggcgacgtatgctgtagccagactcgcaatgccagaatcagactcctcctcagactccacctctgcctcctcagaacgGACTCtttgaatccatttccttgccaacaaacgcacgtgctttgccagatgagctcttcttgtgtgatgaagactttgaggaagacttggaagaagactttgagtatttcttcttcttcttgtcgtcagaatcatattccttgctcttcttcttccttctgttctcattgtcccactgtggacactcagagatgaagtgtccagttttcttgcacttgtgacatgttttcttcttgtagtcatgagcagaagcttcatcattccttgagcttgatcgtgaagattttctgaagcctttcttcttggtgaatttttggaacttcttcactagcattgcaagttcccttccaatgtcttcaggatcatcagaactgctgtcagattcttcttcagatgaggaaacagtttttgccttcaaggcacgagttcgcccatagtttggaccgtagatatctcttttctcagaaagctgaaactcatgtgtgttgagcctctcaagtatgtcagacggatcaagtgtcttgaaatcaggacgttcttgaatcatcagggctaggatgtcaaacgaactatcaagtgatctcagtagcgtcttgacgacttcatgtttggtgatctcagtggcgccgagggcttgaagctcatttgtgatgtcagtgagccggtcaaatgtgtgctggacattctcattgtcatttcgcttgaagcggttgaagaggttgcgaagaacactgattcttgatctcctgggttgagatgccttcattgaccttggagagccagtccccagcttggatgtcttcaaggcactcacacggccatactgtccttttgtcagatgaccacagatgatatttttggcagtagagtccagttgagtgaacttcttgacatcagcagcagtgacaccttctccagccttgggaacgccgttctcgacgacataccataggtcgacgtcaatggcttcaagatgcatgcgcatcttattcttccagtagggatattcagttccatcgaagacggggcacacagcggagactttaattatcctgcagtcgacatagctaaaactccaggtggttaaaccgaatcacacagaacaagggagcacttgctctgataccaattgaaaagtgcgttatatcgactagaggggggggtgaataggcgatttttatgaaagtcttcaaaacgtggaagttatgaagtcAAACAGCAAGATTATGCCTATTATTATGCAGCGGAagtagattacactaggccagccatggtcaagtattcaatagagtgaaagcacaacgacaaatagctgcagtgtaagtaaggatcaggtaggaagaagttatgaagccaaacagatcacattcatgttgtgaagacaaaagataaagcaagcatgcaatgtcttcacaatgtgtaacagtaagaaaaggaagtgaagatgaaaccagtgactcgttgaagacaatgatatgttggaccagttccagttgctgtgataactgtacgtctggttggagcggctaggtatttaaaccttaggacacatagtcccgacacccagtcctgaacacacagttcagacaccaagtcctcaccgtattctccttgagctaaggtcacttagtcctcgccccaatcactctggtaagtcttcaaggtagactcccaaacctcacaaacttcgttcactggcaatccacaatgtctcttggatgctctgaacgcgacgcctaaccgtctggaggattcacagtcctcaagtgtaataagtcttcagatcacacagacaagaagacttaagtgatgcccaatattctctggctctgggtggttagggctttcctcctcgctaggaattttctctcaaaggcttcgaggtgggttgctctcaaacgacaaaagccgtgcactgaaatctgagcagccaaccggtttatggttgtagggggtgggctatttatagccacttggcaacccgacctgatttgtccgaaatgaccctgggtcactaaggaactgacacatgtcgcaacggtcagatttcaaactctcatggcaactttacttgggctacaagcaaagctgacttgtccggctctggacaagattcgctctcattgtcttcatcgaagacataggttttggtttaggcatcactccagtcattctgactggttctcctgaccccacttaacagtatggtggttcctatgactcaacacaaaagaaaaagaactacgaaagatctaagtcttcaagctccataggcttcataacgtgtcttctctTTGTCATAGTCTTTcaaagtgaatatcttcatataccacctttgacttcaatgtcttcatacatttttgggggtcatctctggtagtaaaaccgaatcaatgaggacttctacctgtgttatcctgcaattctcacgaacacattagtccctcaactaggtttgtcatcaatactccaaaaccaactaggggtggcactagatgcacttacactggcgccggtgaagacggagccgAGGCTGGCGCCGGTGGAGGCGGAGTTCGACGACGACGATGTGGTCCTAGAATGGGCGCGCCAGGACTCCATTGCGATGGAGAAGGCGCGccgggagaaggagaaggaacgCCAGCGCGCCGCCCTGCGCCGCTTCGAGCAGCGCCGACGCGGCCGCGTTGAAGACGGGGTCGTCGTCTTatgcgacagcgacgacgacgacgcgccgccgccAGTCCGCCATGGTGACGCCGGGCAGGGGTCTAGCAGGGgcgcccgcgtcaaggaggagaaggccgccgacgacgatggcggcgacgactTCAGCCCTTTTCTTTTTTAGATTAGGTTAATGTAATGAAAATGCGCGAATTTCACCGAAATTTGCCATGTTTGGCCGAAATTTAACTAGTTTTTATCATAACTTCGCCGAACGGTCCTTTTTTTTAAATATGCGCCTGGGGGCGGCCCTGGGGGCCGACGGCTGGGGACCGACTCGCCCCAGGGCCAttttttgcgccggctcacccccagATGACACTTTTAGACGccccctggggggccaacggctggagatgcccttactgCTCGCATTTATAAGTAGACCGGAAGAAATGGCACGAGCTTGAGCTTCATACAAGTAGAAAGATTCATCCCATTATATTATTTATCTTGACATGCAGTCTATCCACGTCATCAAGTAGGTTCACATGTAAAGATGTTTTTCTACTAACTTAGCATGCACATGAGCCCTCTAACTCTTCATGCGCATGCAACCTGCCATGAATAATCATTCATTATTATTTTTCATGTGATCTCAATCAGCCATGTCATCCTAGGTTTTTTGCTATCTACTAGTAATAATGTATGTGCAATGCACGTTTATATTAGATAAGATATTAGTTGCACGTTATATTAGATAAGATATATCTGTTGCACGTTGGTATTCGGTAAGATATCAATTATTTTTTCACGGGAATGGTAGGATATTAATTACATGGCAGATTTCAAGGGATAGCGTTGAGTCAAAACGTGTTTATAACCAATGGCAGTGGTGGGTAAATTAAAGCGTTAAACGTGTTTGGTGCTCGATATTAAAATGATTTAAACCGCTAGATAACATAATTTGACGGTCGAAATGGTTTGGATCTGTCCATTTAGGTCtttttatattgatatagatATATGTCTTGGCGTCATCTGATCCCGACCATTTTGGTTGATTTTAGTGTTGCTGATGCGATCGCCTAATTCCGAAAGCCCAAACGACCGTCTTTTATCATTCTCCTTCTCTCGAGCTTCATGTCCATATCTCTTTGCTGCCCACATGCCTCAGAATTTCGCCAGATGCCTTTGTTCCCTTGAACCTCCGGTGTTCCAAGCAACCTTTACATTCCAATTTGATTAAATTGTGTACAAAGAGGTAGATCACCAAGTTTATTTCTGTTTTAAGAATCCACTGTTTCCATGTAACCTTTTAATCTCAACTTAGTTCAATTGCATACACACAAGTAGCTAATAAGGCTTTTTTTAATGACAGAACTAAGAAAAAAATGACAGAACTAAGAGTCAACTAATGGGCAAGAATTAGAGCTACGTGGGTATATTGTGATGAATGGCTGCAGTACACTGCACATGGTTGATCTAGTGAGAAGTATGCTTTACTCAACAATGGGCCTCATGATTAATAAACAACCTTATTTTTTATATTAAAAATCAAATTAAGAGTGAACTCGTGTTTTATTTTTCTATGCGAGCTATGCTTCTTTATGAATGCACATATGTAGTTGGTATCGTTGTTTTAGGTTTAGCCAAGGGTTCAGATGTCTCTACTGTTACTACTCAAATTTTTTCCGTCTCATATCGCCTTGCTGATATATTCTCAAGATAATAAAGTAATAAAAAAAAgactcattttttattttttttcatcAAATTTTCTCTAGATGCTTATTCTAACAATAGTTTTCCATACAAAATTCTTTGCCATCAACTTAGACTATGCTTCATAAACTTTTTCATGTTTTTAAACATCAAATTATTTGTTAACAATTCCCACAGCAACGCGCGAGGTATTATCTAGTTTACTTAGTTTCTATCTATTTCTCTTTATTCAGCCACCCGTATCACATTCTTATGAGTAATTAAGCACGGTTTACCAATACAAGTGTTCAAAAATATATTAGTGATCATTTCATTTTTCAAGAATTGCAATGGACCAAACTATTGTCCAAGTTCTACATTCAAAACATGTAGCTGTAAAGCTAATCAATCATTATTATTGCTTATTAGTCCTAATCAATTACTATTTTTAACATTCTCTTTTTGTGGAAAGAGCGAAAGCATTATCAGTCAACTATAAAAAGTATGTTATAAGACCAGTGAAATCTGGGAAAAGAACTATGGTAAGAGTATGGCGTTTCCGTGCCCAGGCTCATTTGCACCCGGTCAGaaaataaatcaaaacaaatactgaaaaaatccaaaaaaatcaaatttttttGTGTGCAAGATAAATTGATACTTGAGGTACGCTTCAATTTTCAACTCATTTGGACATCTGAATAGTTCTCGGCAAAAAGACAAATCGGCTTAGAACAATGCGTGAACAATAAACTTTTTCACAGACCctgaatttgtctttttttgcCGAGAGCTGCTCAGATGTCCAAATGAGTTGAAAATTGGAGCGGACCTCACGCATCAATTTATCTACCACACAAAAAGAATTGGATTTGTTTAAATTTTctagtatttgttttgatttgTTTCGTCAGCGCGGGTGCAACTGAGTCTGGGCTCTGAAGTGGATTATCGGTATGGTAACACTTTCTCTTCTATTTAACCTCCATTTGTTCTATCATACACTCTAACTCGAAATAAATTGGGCGAAAGTACTCCCTCGGATCCATATTAATTAACGTTGATTTAGTACAAAATTGTACTAAACGAACATCAATTAGTTTGGACTGCAGAGAGTAATTTATTTTCCCTACATTTATTTCTATGAGCGAGAATTTCATGCACTTTAAAAATAACTATTTTAAAACATATGCCTCTTCTCCTACATTTCTATTATTCCTTGAGTTCCTTTTTATAAAGTTAAACCTTTTTTTATCTTTGACCAGTTTATAGAAAAAATAGCAATATCTACAACACTAATTAAATGAAATATGAGAATATCTTTCACGATGGATCAAGCGAAATTGATTTTGTATGAGCATTATTTTGGTGCTCCGGTGTTACTACTTCATTGTTCGCATTTATAATACACTTCGAGTAGACGGGAAGAAATGTCACGAACTTTATCTTTAGACAGTCATATACACCTTGAGTAGTTGAAGACTTGGAAACATTCTCGCACTAGTAGGATGTCCTTTTGGCCTCCTCTTATGATCAAAGTTTCAAATAGCGGGCTATGTCATTTAGCAACGGCTCGGCTAGAAGCTAAGAAAAGCCGTAGCGAAGCATTTTGCTTTTTTTAATCATGAAAATTTGAAATAAGGCATGAGTTGTTCCAAAAGCAAAGCTTAAAATTGGTTTACTCTCATAGCTCTCTAGTTTTCTAGTCACTCTGTTGTTTATTGGATGTTTTTTAGGATCATGTTTTGTTTATTAGAAACGGGCTTTATTTAGCTTAGCTGAGAAACAGATAAATATTACGTTTCCGAGGCCACGGCCCACAAGCCCACCTAGTGCCGAAAGCTGAGCACGGGGACGGCGTCAGGCACACACTCCTTGAAATACTCCGCCTTGGCGCCCAAACATAACCGTCGCAACCAACAGCCTTCGCTCCCCCTCTCCCCCCCGTCGCCGGAGCGCCAAGAAACCAAGAACCCGCTCCCCGTCTCCGCCGCGCAGATCCCACCTCCTCTCCTCCGCGGCTGTCCAGCTCAAGCGACCCATGGAGCTGTTCCAGCACGGCCAGCACGTGCGGATGCGGAGCCGCGCGCTGGGCACGTACCTGCACGCCGACGATGACGGGCAGGGCGCCTCCCTCCCCCACACCCCGGCCGCGCGCGCCCGCCCCGGCGGGGCGGGCGCCGGTGGGCCTCCGCGGGTTCCGCGTCGAGCTGCGCAGCTACGACCATCGCGAGGCGGACGCGGTCTGCTGGACGGCCAGCCGGACGGGGTCCGGGGACGACGTCCGGCTCCAGCACTTCAACCTCGGCTGCCTCCGCGCCAACGGCAAGTACCTCCCCTGGAACAACGGCGCCAGCATCGGCCACATCGACGGCGCCAGCACGATGATGCACTGGGTCGTGGAGCCCATCCCCGCCCGGGAGACCATGCCTCCCCTCCCACGTTCGACCGGGGTGAGTCCGCCATGCCCGCTTCTTGATTCTTCCCCATCGAATTCGCGCGAGCTGGGTTCTTGGATTGGACGTCCTTAACATGCATCGGAATATGACCGCGGAGATCGCAAATCGTGTTAATTTCGTTCGCCTGGGAGCAATTCTTGGCTCGGTTCTTGCCAAATTTGCGCTTTCAAATTCTTGGCATCTCAAATTCGTATCTGATGATTTTGATCTGCTGACGATGTTGGGGCTCAACTGCAGCTTACCCTCCCCCGGGCCGTGCTGCCGTCGCGGCAGATCGTGTACGTGTGGACGGACAACCACGGGGACCTCATCACCAGCGGCTGGCACACGTTCAGGGGGAGATCCGTGTTCCGCCTGAGGAAGGAGCTGGCCAGGCTGCTCAACGCCGTCCAAGTCTTGGGCGTCGGCGACCTCGTCTTGTGCCTCCCCACACGTGATGGCCGGCTTTTCCCACTCCTCGTCGACCTGCCCAACAACCGCCAGCCCCTCCacgtcgtcgtcgtcatcgccGGGACGCCTCGTAAGAGCCCCTCTACTTCCTAACTCTTCTCCTTTGGCAAGAAACTCTTATTTGCACTAGTCTTGAACTTGTCCGGATGTTTTGGGTTTCATTTCAGTTGAGTGCTGATCTGCCCGTGCTTGGGAAACAGTGTTCGAATCGAAACTAGTAGTCTGAAAAGCAGTCTGTTTGCTGAAACTTTTGCTGCTACTCTGTTTCAGTTAGGAATCTGAACTGCTGTAGGATTATAGGCATCAGTAAAAATTGCTGAATCAAATCAGTTGTCTGAAGCTAGTTGTTTGTTAGGGTGAAAATCATTTCATAACTCTAAAATCCACACTGTTTGACTGAAGCTAGTTGGAAACTATTGGTTTTGATGCCATTCAGAGGATTCAGTTCTTCAATTTAATCAATACCAATATACCATATGTATGCCACTAGTGGAAAACTTCTGAACTTCAAAAGCCAAATCAGTTCGGTCTGCCTAGCTCAGATTTGCAGTAGTTTGAACTTGTCCGGATGTTTTCGTTTTGGTTTCAGTTGAGTGCTAATCTGCCCGTGCTTGGAAAACAGTAGTCTGAAAAACAGTTTGCTGAAACTTTTGCTGCTAATCTGTTTCAGTTAGGAATCTAAACTGCTATAGGTTTATAGACATCAGTAGAAGTTCCTGAATCAAATCCGTAGGTGTTCGACCGGCACGACATTATGCTGGAAGGTTGTCTCTGAAGCTAGTTTGTTGGGGTGAAAATCATTTCATAGGTCTAAAATCCCCACTGAACCTTGATATGGAAAACTATTGTGCTTTAACTTCAGCAGTTCTCTCCATTCAGATGATTCAGTTCTTCAATTTAATTAATATCAATGTACCATATATATGCCACTAGTGGAAAACTTCTGAACTTCAAAACCCAAATCAGTTCGGTCTGCCTAGTTCTGATTCACAGAGAAGATAATGATCTCTGTTTTTCAGCCTACTGTAACTGTATCGAGTACATTGTTTTGAGGTTCTGTACATCTTCTTTCTTATCTTCGTATTTAAACTTGTTGCAGCACTTGTGACACATGATGCCTAACTGCTTAACTATTTTTCTGCTAATTCAGTTCACGCGCGGCTGCGGTATGCGGATGTCGATGCAGAGTAGAGAGATACCCCTACAAGTCGCTTTCCTGTCCACGTCTTCAGAAGTGTCGCCGCCTCAGACACGATGACATTAGAGCCCGGTTCCTTCCGTTGAGATATGGGTTCAGGAAAACCCAGCAGTTGTTGTGTTTCTGCTAGCTAAGCTAAACTTGGTTTGTTCTCCTGACAGTAGGAAACCTATTTGCGTTGGCATCACGGTTCTAAAATTCTGAAACTGTTTGAACAATGATGCAGTGACATCAGCCTGTAATGTGTTGACAATTGCCACTACTTTAAAGTTGCTAGCTGCATTTTCTCTTAGATGAAGCATTTGGTGTCGATGCAGATGTGGCGGTTCTTGCAGTGAGTTGAGCACTTGAGTTTCGTTATTCTGCTGAAAGTTTCAGTACTGTTTGTTTTGCTTTATTTTCAGGCTGTGCCCCCCGGTGTCTGAAATGTAGCTCCATTTCTGGGACGAGTAATTCAGGTTGTGTCCCCCAGTAGATTGGATTTGGTGTGCATGGGTTATCTgggagctactccctccgtttctttttactccgcatataagatttggtcaaagtcaaactacacaaagtttgaccaaatttatataaaaaaatgaacatctacaatattaaaactatatagtatgaaaatacattttgtgatgcatctgataatattgatttcatattgtcaatgtttatattttttaatataaaattagtcaaactttacaaagcttgactttgaccaaaccttaTATGCAGAACTAAAAGAAACCGAATTCTCTCTCTTTTGACCTGTACCAATGTGTAATTCCAACTTTCTCTTCTTCTCTTATTTACTCTGCGAGAATAGTTGAATTCGTCTTCTAagcaactactccctccgttccgaattactcgtcgcagaaatggatgtatctagttGTGTCCCCCGGTATCTAGATGTACCAATGTTTTGCTTTATTCTGCTGAAAGTTTCAGTCACTGTTTGTTTTGCTTTATTGCCACTACTTTAAATAAGAGAAGAAGAGAAAGTTGGAATTACACATTGGTACAGGTCAGACCAGTAAGTAGCTCCCAGATAACCCATGCACACCAAATTGTCAACAACATTTTGATATTGTGACATGGCACGTCATATTACCAATACAATGAATATACCCTCACAGTACTGCTGACTCCAGTAATGGACCCTTCAATCTGTAAAATCCGTTTGAACACAACCAAAGCACTTTTCGTTTTTCTGAACAGCAACACAACCAAACCAGTTAACCATATACTAACTTTCACAGACCTGATTTGCAGGAACATATTGCCCATGCGGCGATTCGAATCACAGGGGGTGCATTGGCTTCAAATTAACGCGAAGCAACAATACGGATAGCAAGGAGTACGTTTTGCAGCTGGGTGCTGTGTTTGCAGCACACAACAGAAATGAGAAACTCATGTATTTCACCGAGGAAGAAGCATCCGGCGGAGGGAGGTCTTCACTGCCGCCATCTCCTTAttcgcatcatcatcatcggtCACTTGGTTCCTGAAGGGCCTGGTTGGTCAGGGTTGGCTGCATCACCAGAGAGGAACTCTGTCGGTTCCTGCATTGACCATAGAGTTTTCAGTGGGAGAGAAATGCTGAATTTAGAGAGACCATGCTACAAGATACTTAAAACAGATAAAAGTATCGAGGTTCGCCTTTTCTGCTTGCACCTCTTGCCACGTGCCAAGGATGGTCGGCAGTGACCCAGCATCTGCATCCGGCATGTACCACTGCAACAGCAAAGTGAAAATCTTCAGTCTACTCTGTTAAGTTTGCGACTCTTTGTAGCATAGTAATATCAGCTTATCATGGGAATAAGAAAACTGTGCAGTCTCGTAAGGGACATGAGTATAAGGGCGTGTTTGGTTGGGATGTGCACTGTCTGTTGCAAAAAAAAAAGGCTGTGGGCTCTCTGTTGTGGGAATATTGTAGGTCGTTTGGCAAACTGATTAGATATTAGATAATCGCCCACCCCTTCCACGTGCGATTTATAAGTTATGCATGGCCGTGCCTTAGGGCGTATTGGTTGAAGAAGTTTCTTCTTTTCTCTCAAAAAAACCCTTCTGAAATACAAGCTTCTTCCAAAGCATACAGCTAGTAGTATAAGCCAATAGCCA belongs to Triticum urartu cultivar G1812 chromosome 7, Tu2.1, whole genome shotgun sequence and includes:
- the LOC125518479 gene encoding uncharacterized protein LOC125518479, with the protein product MTGRAPPSPTPRPRAPAPAGRAPVGLRGFRVELRSYDHREADAVCWTASRTGSGDDVRLQHFNLGCLRANGKYLPWNNGASIGHIDGASTMMHWVVEPIPARETMPPLPRSTGLTLPRAVLPSRQIVYVWTDNHGDLITSGWHTFRGRSVFRLRKELARLLNAVQVLGVGDLVLCLPTRDGRLFPLLVDLPNNRQPLHVVVVIAGTPLHARLRYADVDAE